Proteins encoded in a region of the Malaciobacter mytili LMG 24559 genome:
- a CDS encoding helix-turn-helix transcriptional regulator, with the protein MSYRINSSDYEDFLLSTNRCNCWQHNLPNNLGIIQSNKDIIEDNIFMFKTNALVNNKLEVNSFSKVLGLCIAINLGDDVVYVDKSNNSKLLFKKDELLIKYINSYEGSIIFNNLTKTKSLCLVIRDEFLEKYFFKKFKNEEILKRNFKNHISTNIKKSLASYKTKILANELYESPFKGELDTLYLQSKAYEIIYNEFKDLFSLNSSICTCKNVKFNSQDIDSLKRAKELIQSSQKVYSISDLSKEVALNEFKLKLGFKELFATTPGSLVLEARMQKAKALLITGDYNIAEVSSIVGYKHQQSFSVAFTKYFKINPKELLKNNKYYFY; encoded by the coding sequence ATGTCATATAGAATAAATAGTAGTGATTATGAAGATTTTTTATTAAGTACAAATAGATGTAATTGTTGGCAACACAATCTTCCAAATAATTTGGGAATTATACAAAGTAATAAAGATATTATTGAAGATAATATTTTTATGTTTAAAACAAATGCTTTAGTAAATAATAAATTAGAAGTTAATTCTTTTTCTAAAGTTTTAGGACTTTGTATAGCAATAAATCTTGGAGATGATGTTGTATATGTAGATAAAAGCAATAACTCAAAACTTCTTTTTAAAAAAGATGAACTATTAATAAAGTATATAAATAGTTATGAAGGCTCAATTATTTTTAATAATTTAACAAAAACAAAGTCACTTTGTCTTGTAATTAGAGATGAGTTTTTAGAAAAATATTTCTTTAAAAAGTTTAAAAATGAAGAGATATTAAAAAGAAATTTTAAAAATCATATCTCTACAAATATTAAAAAATCTTTAGCAAGTTATAAAACAAAAATTTTAGCAAATGAGCTATATGAATCTCCTTTTAAAGGTGAACTAGATACTTTATATCTTCAAAGTAAGGCTTATGAGATTATTTATAATGAGTTTAAAGATTTATTTAGTTTAAATAGTAGTATTTGTACTTGCAAAAATGTAAAATTTAATTCACAAGATATTGATTCACTAAAAAGAGCAAAAGAGTTAATTCAAAGTTCTCAAAAAGTTTATTCAATTAGTGATTTAAGTAAAGAAGTTGCCTTAAATGAGTTTAAATTAAAACTTGGATTTAAAGAGTTATTTGCTACTACTCCTGGAAGTTTAGTATTAGAAGCAAGGATGCAAAAAGCAAAAGCTTTATTAATTACAGGGGATTATAATATTGCTGAGGTTTCAAGTATTGTGGGATATAAACATCAGCAAAGTTTTTCTGTTGCTTTTACAAAATACTTTAAAATTAATCCAAAAGAGTTGTTGAAAAATAATAAATATTACTTTTATTAA
- a CDS encoding ABC transporter ATP-binding protein codes for MNKQKKYGLWVIMKPVMFKIQIAMLLSAFAALSLIATLIVLSLSLSNIMQGTALEIFGIKLNLFNTIVLLAIMTTIAFLSRFYAFVVSHLAAFRLEQILRTNLAQHLAEVPLGYIISNGSGTLKKVIQNDVKALHTFVADSTPMIAKSIVAPITTLIILLVIDYRLAFASISILILGFIAMAYAMRDSEELRKKYDQSQNDINKAVIEFTQAMMVVRTFDDGTSSFRRYNKALLSYKENLNNWMKISATPAKLGMIILSPLPTLLAVLVTGIILLNSSQIGLFALITALFLSTGMADAMMPIMWLQNFIKKSQASALKIQEILDIPTLSISNKPQIPKDFYMEFKKVSFKYDNVETYALKNINLKIPNGSVTALVGPSGAGKSTIAKLIPRFWDVTSGEITIGGVNIKDINPEVLMNTISFVFQDTFLFQDTIYNNIKIANPKASKEEIINAARLAQIHDFIETLPKGYETKAGDRGANLSGGQKQRITIARAILRDTPIVVLDEATAFADPENEEEIVKALANLTSNKTVIMIAHRLSTIKDADQIIVFDKGKIVESGKHKELLQNNKIYKKLWNNYKKSTKWNLEKGESYE; via the coding sequence ATGAATAAACAAAAAAAATATGGTCTTTGGGTTATTATGAAACCTGTAATGTTTAAAATACAAATAGCCATGCTTTTATCAGCATTTGCAGCTTTAAGTTTAATTGCAACACTAATAGTTTTATCTTTAAGCTTAAGTAATATTATGCAAGGAACGGCTTTGGAGATTTTCGGAATTAAACTTAATCTTTTTAATACTATTGTATTGCTAGCAATAATGACAACAATTGCTTTTTTATCAAGATTTTATGCTTTTGTAGTTTCCCATTTAGCAGCTTTTAGGTTAGAGCAGATTTTAAGAACCAATCTTGCGCAACATTTAGCAGAAGTTCCTTTAGGATATATTATCTCAAATGGTTCAGGGACACTTAAAAAAGTAATACAAAATGATGTAAAAGCATTACATACTTTTGTAGCTGATAGTACTCCAATGATAGCAAAAAGTATAGTTGCTCCTATTACAACACTAATAATTCTTTTAGTAATTGATTATAGATTGGCTTTTGCTAGTATTTCTATTTTAATTCTTGGATTTATTGCTATGGCTTATGCAATGAGAGATTCAGAAGAGTTAAGAAAAAAGTATGACCAAAGCCAAAATGATATAAATAAAGCTGTAATAGAATTTACGCAAGCTATGATGGTAGTTCGTACTTTTGATGATGGAACAAGCTCTTTTAGAAGGTATAATAAAGCACTTCTTTCTTATAAAGAAAACTTAAATAATTGGATGAAAATAAGTGCAACTCCTGCAAAACTTGGAATGATAATTCTAAGCCCTCTTCCTACACTTTTAGCAGTTTTAGTAACAGGCATAATTCTTTTAAATAGTTCACAAATAGGGCTTTTTGCCTTAATTACTGCACTTTTTTTAAGTACAGGAATGGCAGATGCTATGATGCCTATAATGTGGCTTCAAAATTTTATAAAAAAATCTCAAGCTTCTGCTTTAAAGATTCAAGAAATACTAGATATTCCTACACTTAGTATCTCAAATAAGCCACAAATTCCTAAAGATTTTTATATGGAGTTTAAAAAAGTATCTTTTAAATATGATAATGTAGAAACTTATGCCTTAAAAAATATAAATTTAAAAATACCAAATGGTAGTGTAACGGCACTTGTGGGACCAAGTGGCGCAGGAAAAAGTACTATTGCAAAACTAATACCAAGGTTTTGGGATGTTACTAGTGGAGAGATAACTATTGGTGGAGTAAATATAAAAGATATAAACCCAGAAGTTTTAATGAATACCATTTCTTTTGTATTTCAAGATACTTTTCTTTTTCAAGATACTATTTACAACAATATTAAAATAGCAAATCCTAAAGCTTCAAAAGAAGAAATAATTAATGCTGCACGTTTGGCTCAAATACATGACTTTATAGAAACCTTACCCAAAGGATATGAAACTAAAGCAGGAGATAGAGGAGCAAATCTTTCAGGTGGACAAAAACAGCGTATTACTATTGCACGCGCTATTTTAAGAGATACTCCTATTGTAGTATTGGATGAAGCTACAGCATTTGCAGACCCAGAAAATGAAGAAGAAATTGTAAAAGCTTTAGCAAATTTAACAAGCAATAAAACTGTAATAATGATAGCTCATCGTCTTTCAACTATTAAAGATGCTGATCAAATTATTGTATTTGATAAAGGTAAAATAGTTGAAAGTGGAAAACATAAAGAACTCTTGCAAAATAATAAAATTTATAAAAAACTTTGGAATAACTACAAAAAATCTACTAAATGGAATTTAGAAAAAGGTGAATCTTATGAATAA
- a CDS encoding MFS transporter, producing the protein MKKKLTWTTLFLLFSLYTTQFLGLGFFMEAFIGILRQNKVPLENLGFIYMLGLFWVFRFLWAPFIDKIYFKKMGHYRGWILIFQSLMVITLFLISILHIKDNLNLIIYLAIFFAFFAASQNIALDAFAFKITFKKERSLINGIKASGGLIGMILGGGVGLILYSKLNWNYTMMIMTIITAISLIQIFFYSEPTIKHSNFVEKIDFKQYIYFWKTKKKKLWFILLLLYPATISSAFGMTTPLLVDLNWSLDKIGFTVHIVGYGIGFLASFAASFLINKFGKKNILIIAAIGQIVGILMLLLIFKHHENDFLVMFIIGFVFLFYTPSQVLMTTLMMDLSSNKSPASQFAIQHSIYMFSGIFFSAMSVSMAGIIGYEKIILICAFIGLCSMYLSTKIELIIKKEKINERD; encoded by the coding sequence ATGAAAAAAAAGCTAACTTGGACAACTTTATTTTTATTATTTAGCCTTTATACAACCCAATTTTTAGGTTTAGGTTTTTTTATGGAAGCCTTTATAGGAATTTTACGACAAAACAAAGTTCCTTTAGAAAATCTTGGGTTTATTTATATGCTTGGACTTTTTTGGGTATTTAGATTTTTATGGGCTCCTTTTATAGATAAAATATATTTTAAAAAAATGGGTCACTATCGAGGTTGGATTCTTATTTTCCAATCTTTGATGGTTATTACACTCTTTCTTATATCTATTTTGCATATAAAAGATAATTTAAATCTAATTATTTATCTAGCAATATTTTTTGCTTTTTTTGCAGCTTCACAAAATATAGCTTTAGATGCCTTTGCTTTTAAAATAACTTTTAAAAAAGAGCGTTCACTTATTAATGGAATTAAAGCCTCAGGTGGATTAATTGGTATGATTTTAGGTGGAGGAGTTGGTCTTATACTTTATTCTAAACTTAACTGGAATTATACAATGATGATTATGACAATAATTACAGCTATTTCACTTATTCAAATATTTTTTTACTCAGAACCAACTATAAAACATTCAAATTTTGTTGAAAAAATTGATTTTAAGCAGTATATTTACTTTTGGAAAACAAAAAAAAAGAAATTATGGTTTATTTTACTTCTTCTTTATCCTGCAACTATCTCTTCAGCTTTTGGTATGACCACTCCTTTATTAGTAGATTTAAACTGGAGTTTGGACAAAATAGGTTTTACTGTTCATATAGTAGGTTATGGCATAGGTTTTTTAGCCTCATTTGCAGCTTCATTTTTAATAAATAAATTTGGTAAAAAAAATATTTTAATTATTGCTGCTATTGGGCAAATAGTTGGTATTTTAATGCTTTTACTAATTTTTAAACATCATGAAAATGATTTTCTTGTGATGTTTATAATTGGTTTTGTATTTTTATTTTATACCCCTTCACAAGTCCTTATGACAACATTAATGATGGATTTATCTTCAAATAAATCTCCAGCTTCACAATTTGCAATACAACATAGTATTTATATGTTTTCAGGAATATTTTTTAGCGCAATGTCTGTTTCTATGGCTGGTATCATAGGCTATGAAAAAATAATATTGATTTGTGCCTTTATTGGCTTATGTTCAATGTATCTTTCAACAAAAATTGAACTTATTATAAAAAAGGAAAAAATAAATGAAAGAGATTAA
- a CDS encoding TonB-dependent receptor has translation MKKTISFVLSSLLLTSIAYAHSKDKTHTNFEAVTVTANKIEENIIDVPQSITVITDEQLENKGIKKISEVIKEIPNMNFQNSLNGGMSSFRGLNSSMFTNNNPIVIYIDGVPYYDRYDFNPSLENVEQIEILRGPQGTLYGKDAIGGVINIITKTPTNQWSGSALMEYGEDNLYKTSLNTSGAIIDNKLYAGINGSFKSDDGWITNHYSGMNKDANKKRERKTNGFLLYKPTDNLSAKFVLTDNYEKEYFMDGYGANPTIKINNLKRKDAKNVSFDVPTYERTKVKSQSLNLNYDLEKVKLESTTTHKKVDFDGDYDTDNLANNLSDDLRQFNYTELDTWTQELRVSSKNQDIKWITGLYFDKEDRHQGPYGAEQLYYGSVYIGNANSNSKSKTAAIFAQTMIPLGEDFELTLGGRYQRIKKEIDVTAKSSWAGVSNPDVNYIDEKTWNTFLPKVALMYYLNENTSTYVSISKGYMPGGFNYYPSNNKSKDNSFEAQKSTNYEIGLKHLAEDYNINISIFRMDIKDIHVYKQLMQGTLFATSNANKAHSQGIEIDGTYFITDKLQLSAAVGLIDAKYDDYDNGTRKYDGEKIETTPRYTASLGLAYLQEKGLYGRVDIFARGKTTYIDGADNDNLVEANGGITSNAKVGYKTKNFDIYGYITNITNEDYITSYMSKPGTAWVGFNEPRRFGIGVKYTF, from the coding sequence ATGAAAAAAACAATTAGTTTTGTACTATCAAGTTTACTTCTAACTTCTATTGCTTATGCACATAGCAAAGATAAAACACACACAAATTTTGAAGCTGTTACTGTAACTGCAAATAAAATTGAAGAAAATATAATTGATGTACCTCAAAGTATTACAGTTATAACAGATGAACAATTAGAAAATAAAGGTATAAAAAAAATATCAGAAGTGATAAAAGAAATTCCAAATATGAATTTTCAAAACTCTTTAAATGGAGGAATGAGTTCTTTTAGAGGATTAAACTCATCTATGTTTACAAATAACAATCCTATTGTTATATATATTGATGGAGTACCATATTATGATAGATATGATTTTAATCCCTCACTAGAAAATGTTGAACAAATTGAAATATTAAGAGGACCACAAGGGACACTATATGGTAAAGATGCCATTGGAGGAGTTATTAATATTATAACAAAAACTCCTACAAATCAATGGAGTGGAAGTGCCTTAATGGAGTATGGAGAAGACAATCTTTATAAAACTTCTTTAAATACAAGTGGAGCAATTATAGATAATAAACTTTATGCAGGAATTAATGGCTCTTTTAAATCAGATGATGGCTGGATTACAAATCATTACTCAGGTATGAATAAAGATGCAAATAAAAAAAGAGAGAGAAAAACAAATGGTTTTTTACTTTATAAACCAACAGATAATCTTTCAGCAAAGTTTGTTTTAACAGATAATTATGAAAAAGAGTATTTTATGGATGGTTATGGTGCAAATCCTACTATAAAAATAAATAATTTAAAACGTAAAGATGCTAAAAATGTAAGTTTTGATGTTCCTACTTATGAAAGAACAAAAGTTAAATCTCAAAGTTTAAATTTAAACTATGACCTAGAAAAAGTAAAACTTGAATCAACAACAACACATAAAAAAGTAGATTTTGATGGAGATTATGATACAGATAATTTGGCTAATAACTTAAGTGATGACTTAAGACAGTTCAATTATACAGAACTTGATACATGGACACAAGAATTAAGAGTTTCAAGTAAAAATCAAGATATAAAATGGATAACTGGGCTTTACTTTGACAAAGAAGATAGACATCAAGGTCCATATGGCGCAGAGCAACTTTATTATGGTTCTGTATATATAGGAAATGCTAATTCAAACTCAAAAAGTAAAACAGCAGCTATTTTTGCTCAAACAATGATTCCTTTAGGTGAAGATTTTGAACTAACTTTAGGTGGACGATACCAAAGAATAAAAAAAGAGATTGATGTTACAGCAAAATCAAGTTGGGCAGGAGTTTCAAATCCAGATGTAAATTATATTGATGAAAAAACTTGGAATACTTTTTTACCCAAAGTGGCATTAATGTATTATCTAAATGAAAACACTTCAACTTATGTTTCTATTTCAAAAGGTTATATGCCAGGAGGGTTTAACTACTATCCTTCAAATAATAAAAGTAAAGATAATAGCTTTGAAGCTCAAAAATCAACAAATTATGAAATTGGATTAAAACATTTAGCAGAAGATTATAATATTAATATTTCTATTTTTAGAATGGATATAAAAGATATTCATGTTTATAAACAATTAATGCAAGGAACATTATTTGCAACAAGTAATGCAAATAAAGCTCACTCACAAGGTATAGAAATAGATGGAACATACTTTATAACTGATAAGCTTCAACTTTCAGCAGCAGTAGGATTAATTGATGCTAAATATGATGATTATGATAATGGTACTAGAAAATATGATGGAGAAAAAATAGAGACTACTCCTAGATATACAGCAAGTTTAGGTCTTGCTTATCTTCAAGAAAAAGGTCTTTATGGAAGAGTTGATATTTTTGCAAGAGGTAAAACTACTTATATTGATGGGGCGGATAATGATAACTTAGTTGAAGCCAATGGAGGTATTACTTCAAATGCAAAAGTTGGTTATAAAACTAAAAACTTTGATATTTACGGCTATATTACAAATATAACAAATGAAGATTATATTACTTCATATATGTCTAAACCAGGTACTGCTTGGGTAGGTTTTAATGAACCAAGAAGATTTGGTATAGGGGTTAAATACACTTTTTAA
- a CDS encoding manganese efflux pump MntP yields MLEVFILAVALSMDAFAVSIGLGIKNSKNLKTLAFKAGVYFGFFQALMPFIGYIGGVGLKDIIKDFDYWIAFFILQIIGSKMIYEAFYENIEKQIKVISNKVLFTLAIATSIDALATGFTLHLFSLNIYISLLLIGIITFIFSFLGVFIGSKGNAKYEKKAEIFGGVILIVIGFKILFKNITIF; encoded by the coding sequence ATGTTAGAAGTTTTTATTTTAGCAGTTGCACTTAGTATGGATGCCTTTGCTGTATCTATTGGTTTAGGAATAAAAAATAGTAAAAATCTTAAGACTCTTGCTTTTAAAGCAGGAGTTTATTTTGGCTTTTTCCAAGCACTAATGCCTTTTATAGGATATATAGGAGGAGTTGGATTAAAAGATATAATTAAGGATTTTGATTATTGGATAGCTTTTTTTATTTTACAAATAATTGGAAGTAAAATGATATATGAAGCTTTTTATGAAAATATTGAAAAACAAATAAAAGTTATTTCAAATAAAGTTTTATTTACTTTAGCAATAGCTACAAGTATAGATGCCTTAGCAACAGGTTTTACTTTACATTTATTTAGTTTAAATATCTATATTTCTCTTTTACTTATTGGAATTATAACTTTTATTTTTAGCTTCTTAGGAGTTTTTATTGGCTCAAAAGGAAATGCTAAATATGAAAAAAAAGCAGAGATTTTTGGTGGGGTAATTTTAATAGTTATTGGTTTTAAAATTCTATTTAAGAATATTACAATTTTCTAA
- a CDS encoding tetratricopeptide repeat protein → MKKLILILLLASCPLWAKPSMSQKTYDELIKAQKLMDKQDYKLAKTILEELLKQKKNDYEKSFILQTLANIHIYNNQYEKVEKAYEEIIKLNAFEEKNIHSIKYSLGKIYLSSMKYNKSLKLSLELLNSKVIKKEDIYENLILAYYYDKNYKKSIEYSKLYFQTKQKIDESWYKILYSSYIELKDYKNGIEVMKTMVKLFNTKEEYWVQLASLYQQTNQLKKSLSTLELAFKNSVLTKKDNILYFINILLQNEVYNKASLLLAKAVKENLIKEDKKIFEILVSSYINSKQIQKAINKLENSEFKEEKYQFLLANLYYNKHQFDKSLEVLNSIKTIKNSKVDGEKNILKALCYYELDNKKDSIKTLEQVVNNPYSKSKAKSILQQLRS, encoded by the coding sequence ATGAAAAAATTAATTTTAATACTTTTATTGGCAAGTTGCCCTCTTTGGGCAAAGCCTAGTATGTCACAAAAAACTTATGATGAGTTAATTAAAGCTCAAAAATTAATGGATAAACAAGATTATAAACTTGCTAAAACTATTTTAGAAGAGTTATTAAAACAAAAGAAAAATGATTATGAAAAATCTTTTATTCTTCAAACTTTAGCAAATATTCATATTTATAATAATCAATATGAAAAAGTAGAAAAAGCTTATGAAGAGATTATTAAATTAAATGCTTTTGAAGAGAAAAATATCCATAGTATAAAATACTCTTTAGGAAAAATCTATCTTTCATCTATGAAATATAATAAGAGTTTAAAACTTTCACTTGAACTTTTAAATAGCAAAGTAATTAAAAAAGAAGATATTTATGAAAATCTAATTTTAGCTTACTATTATGATAAAAACTACAAAAAAAGTATTGAATACTCAAAACTATATTTTCAAACAAAACAAAAAATTGATGAATCATGGTACAAAATCCTATACTCTTCTTATATAGAATTAAAAGATTATAAAAATGGTATTGAAGTTATGAAAACAATGGTTAAGCTTTTTAATACAAAAGAGGAGTATTGGGTACAATTAGCCTCTTTATATCAACAAACTAATCAACTAAAAAAATCTTTATCCACATTAGAGCTTGCTTTTAAAAATTCAGTTTTAACAAAAAAAGATAATATCTTATACTTTATAAATATTTTACTTCAAAATGAAGTTTATAATAAAGCCTCATTATTACTAGCAAAAGCTGTAAAAGAAAATCTAATAAAAGAAGATAAAAAGATTTTTGAAATTTTGGTTTCAAGTTATATAAACTCAAAACAGATACAAAAAGCTATAAATAAACTTGAAAATTCAGAGTTTAAAGAAGAAAAATATCAATTTTTACTTGCAAACTTATATTACAATAAACATCAGTTTGATAAAAGCCTAGAGGTTTTAAATAGTATAAAAACAATTAAAAATAGTAAAGTTGATGGTGAAAAAAATATTTTAAAAGCCTTATGTTATTATGAACTTGATAATAAAAAAGATAGTATTAAAACTTTAGAGCAAGTAGTAAATAACCCCTACTCTAAATCAAAAGCAAAATCTATTTTACAACAATTAAGAAGTTAG
- a CDS encoding ABC transporter ATP-binding protein, which produces MNNEKVSSFKQSYNITLDIAGKSANIVKRSFLFFIFAYVFQGLAFTLFFPLLNNIFSKEFNLNETLFYLVIIAIFSIVSFIFRWLGSQFQYSKDIIEITHNLRVKLGEKIKTMPLQSLYKYRTGELNSILAQNVDDSILHMGIVSGMFFEVAIIPIVIIIATFFIDVSLAFALLIAFPLAIPIYTWSRKKTKWDKTQGANAHATLEADIIEYIQGLPVLRAVNQVGKNANNLQKSIINLREIQKKGVYGSTFPMIIMNTLIEFIFLFVLTLGSLYIANAQLSIGTLIALLIILGRLSEPLANFLAVTGVLDIMEASFKHIQKLLEVKDFSIKQPIKEPSKFDIEFENVSFAYEGTKQKALENLSIKIQDKSLTAIVGPSGSGKTTITKLIMRYANPQEGNIKIGNVDIRNMKQTTLMSYISVVFQEVYLFDDTILNNIRMGRANASEKEVLKASKAAFCHEFISRLPKGYDTKVGEIGGSLSGGERQRISIARAILKDAPIVILDEPTSALDTQSEVAVQNALDALIKDKTVIVIAHRLSTITHADNILVIENAKLKEKGTHQELFEKQGKYYAMFQAQQRVKQWNVKSSNK; this is translated from the coding sequence ATGAATAATGAAAAAGTATCTTCATTTAAACAGTCATATAATATTACTTTAGATATTGCAGGTAAAAGTGCAAATATAGTAAAAAGAAGTTTTTTATTTTTTATTTTTGCTTATGTCTTTCAAGGGCTAGCTTTTACTTTATTTTTTCCACTATTAAATAATATTTTTTCAAAAGAGTTTAATTTAAATGAGACTTTATTTTACTTAGTAATAATTGCTATATTTAGTATTGTATCTTTTATTTTTAGATGGTTGGGTTCACAGTTTCAATACTCAAAAGATATTATTGAAATAACTCATAATCTTAGAGTTAAACTTGGAGAAAAGATAAAAACTATGCCCCTTCAAAGTTTATATAAATATAGAACTGGAGAGCTAAACTCAATATTAGCTCAAAATGTTGATGATTCTATTCTTCATATGGGGATAGTTTCAGGGATGTTTTTTGAAGTTGCTATTATACCTATTGTAATTATTATTGCTACATTTTTTATAGATGTAAGTTTAGCTTTTGCTCTTCTTATTGCTTTTCCACTAGCTATTCCTATTTATACTTGGAGTAGAAAAAAAACAAAATGGGATAAAACTCAAGGAGCAAATGCTCATGCAACTCTTGAAGCAGATATTATTGAATATATCCAAGGCTTACCCGTTTTAAGAGCTGTAAATCAAGTGGGAAAAAATGCAAATAATCTTCAAAAATCTATTATAAACTTAAGAGAAATACAAAAAAAAGGTGTTTATGGTTCAACTTTTCCAATGATTATTATGAATACACTAATAGAGTTTATCTTTTTATTTGTATTAACTTTAGGAAGTCTATATATAGCAAATGCACAACTTAGTATAGGAACACTAATAGCCTTACTTATTATCTTAGGAAGATTATCTGAACCTTTAGCAAATTTTTTAGCAGTTACTGGGGTATTAGATATAATGGAAGCCTCTTTTAAGCATATTCAAAAACTTTTAGAGGTTAAAGATTTTTCTATAAAACAGCCAATAAAAGAACCTAGTAAATTTGATATTGAATTTGAAAATGTAAGTTTTGCTTATGAAGGAACAAAACAAAAAGCATTGGAAAATCTAAGTATAAAAATACAAGATAAATCACTTACAGCAATTGTAGGTCCCTCTGGAAGTGGAAAAACAACTATTACAAAACTAATTATGCGATATGCCAATCCCCAAGAAGGAAATATAAAAATAGGAAATGTTGATATAAGAAATATGAAGCAAACTACTTTAATGAGCTATATCTCTGTAGTATTTCAAGAGGTATATCTTTTTGATGATACTATTTTAAATAATATTCGTATGGGAAGAGCAAATGCTAGTGAAAAAGAAGTTTTAAAAGCTTCAAAAGCAGCATTTTGCCATGAGTTTATTTCAAGACTTCCAAAAGGTTACGATACTAAAGTAGGAGAAATAGGAGGAAGCTTAAGTGGAGGAGAAAGACAACGTATTTCCATAGCTAGAGCTATTTTAAAAGATGCTCCCATAGTTATACTAGATGAGCCTACCTCAGCACTTGATACTCAAAGTGAAGTGGCTGTTCAAAATGCTTTAGATGCACTTATAAAAGATAAAACTGTAATTGTAATAGCCCATCGTCTTTCAACTATTACCCACGCTGATAATATTTTAGTTATTGAAAATGCAAAGTTAAAAGAGAAAGGAACACATCAAGAACTATTTGAAAAACAAGGGAAATATTATGCAATGTTTCAAGCACAACAAAGAGTAAAACAGTGGAATGTTAAAAGTAGTAATAAATGA
- a CDS encoding MFS transporter, translating into MKEIKPLMIITILCASSMMAFLAVVGPIIRQLNLQEWHAGLMVALAGVAWVMLSRFWGKKSDFYGRKNILVFASIGFFFSYLLLAFFVNYAVITPPSIIICLGVLIFTRVMIGVFYSAIPPVSNALIADKVEIQKRTSYMASIGAANGIGMVLGPIIGGVLAIYGLAVPLYIAAILPLIAVFVLIIFLEPNKKIEKTQDTVLKLFDKRIRLPMLASFFTMFCIVTSQVCLGFYILDKFNIQAIQAAKVTGYILSIIGVVFIITQIIVSKLKNISPYTWLFLGSLLTALGYFLVSLISTKIELAIAFSIAIAGLGMIMPAFMAITANNVEAHEQGVAAGTVSASQGLGIIIGPLFSTILYEVNPTYPFIFCSIIFLVLTFVSFSYRKKEVLVC; encoded by the coding sequence ATGAAAGAGATTAAACCTTTAATGATTATTACTATACTATGTGCCTCATCTATGATGGCTTTTTTAGCTGTGGTTGGTCCTATAATTAGACAATTAAATTTACAAGAATGGCATGCAGGTCTTATGGTTGCTCTTGCAGGAGTTGCTTGGGTTATGTTATCTCGTTTTTGGGGTAAAAAAAGTGATTTTTACGGAAGAAAAAATATCTTAGTTTTTGCAAGTATTGGTTTCTTTTTTTCATATTTATTACTTGCTTTTTTTGTAAATTATGCAGTTATTACACCTCCTAGTATAATAATCTGTCTTGGTGTATTAATTTTTACAAGAGTTATGATAGGAGTATTTTATTCAGCTATTCCTCCTGTTTCAAATGCACTAATTGCTGATAAAGTAGAAATTCAAAAAAGAACTTCATATATGGCAAGTATCGGAGCTGCAAATGGTATAGGTATGGTGTTAGGGCCTATTATTGGGGGAGTTTTAGCAATTTATGGTTTAGCAGTACCTTTATATATAGCTGCTATTTTACCTTTAATTGCTGTTTTTGTACTAATAATATTTTTAGAACCAAATAAAAAAATTGAAAAGACCCAAGATACAGTTCTTAAACTCTTTGATAAAAGAATTAGACTACCGATGCTTGCTTCATTTTTTACTATGTTTTGTATTGTTACTTCTCAGGTTTGTTTAGGCTTTTATATTTTAGATAAATTTAATATCCAAGCAATACAAGCAGCAAAAGTTACAGGATATATCTTATCTATAATTGGAGTTGTTTTTATAATCACTCAAATTATAGTATCTAAACTAAAAAATATAAGCCCTTATACTTGGTTATTTCTAGGTTCACTTTTAACAGCTTTGGGATATTTTTTAGTTAGTCTTATCTCAACAAAAATTGAATTAGCAATAGCTTTTTCAATAGCAATTGCAGGTTTAGGTATGATAATGCCTGCATTTATGGCAATAACTGCAAACAATGTAGAAGCACATGAGCAAGGAGTTGCAGCAGGTACAGTATCAGCTTCACAAGGTTTAGGTATTATAATTGGTCCACTTTTTAGCACTATACTTTATGAGGTAAACCCTACTTATCCTTTTATTTTTTGTTCAATTATCTTTTTAGTATTAACCTTTGTTTCATTTTCTTATAGAAAAAAAGAAGTTTTAGTATGTTAG